A genomic window from Sparus aurata chromosome 4, fSpaAur1.1, whole genome shotgun sequence includes:
- the tjp1a gene encoding tight junction protein ZO-1 isoform X6, with the protein MKYQKYITVMQMAMGVTASNKDCLPTKRQLWVTPPDGETSPSGAPGCSDEPSGATGGAGAMAMPATSTLSLPMSQGKPSLRRIKGRIHRSKSLDSIDLLDSNSAAMEETVIWEQHTVTLHRAPGFGFGIAISGGRDNPHFQSGETSIVISDVLKGGPAEGLLQENDRVVMVNAVSMDNVEHAYAVQQLRKSGKNAKITIRRKRKVQIPVSRPGDRETMSEHEEEDSDEDDGYEHHTGGGRSAYEGASGGTGTGRRPDRERSSSNRRDNSASRERSISPRSDRRSQASSAPPRPAKVTLVKSRKNEAEYGLRLASHIFVKDISPESLAARDGNIQEGDVVLKINGTVTENLSLIDAKKLIERSKGKLKMVVQRDERATLLNIPDLDDSIPSANNSDRDDISEIHSLTSDHSNRSHGRGRSRSPDRPETSDHLRHSPRQISNGSHRSRDEERISKPGAMSTPVKSSDDGVLSQASDQASSSNEKQLPPLPEPKPVYAQPGQPDVDLPVSPSDAPVPSAAHDDSILRPSMKLVKFKKGESVGLRLAGGNDVGIFVAGVLEDSPAAKEGLEEGDQILRVNNVDFANIIREEAVLFLLDLPRGEEVTILAQKKKDVYRRIVESDVGDSFYIRTHFEYEKESPYGLSFNKGEVFRVVDTLYNGKLGSWLAIRIGKNHQEVERGIIPNKNRAEQLSSVQYTLPKTPGGDRADFWRFRGLRSSKRNLRKSREDLSAQPVQTKFPAYERVVLREAGFLRPVVIFGPIADVAREKLAREEPDIFEQAKTQQQQGGEKSEPRDAGTDQKSSGIIRLHTIKQIIDRDKHAVLDITPNAVDRLNYAQWYPIVVFLNPDTKQGVKTMRTRLCPESRKSARKLYERALKLRKNNHHLFTTTINLNNMNDGWFGALKEIIQQQQNQLVWVSEGKADGAAEDDLDIHDDRLSYLSAPGSEYSMYSTDSRHTSDYEDTDTEGGAYTDQELDETLNDDVGPPTELAITRSSEPVREDPPVIQEPPGYAGYQHTVQPDPLNRIDPAGFKAPAPQQKAEAAAVPSIPQQPEPLAETVPPAVDVTVKTVGGLSPDEAPAAPHSQPSPIPEAGSLRRPTPELTPQSVTPEPLQSGPAISEPKMFQKDPYSTDNTGRIGHSMKPVTYSPPQGYHPDQPYRDYDHPPSRYDVSSSGGGYPEPKYRNYDSNLPYENSVPHFDQQQWNPYSQPHSTANSQGYDPRLPYSDGPDSQYTPPLRYDEPPPQQGFDGRPRYGKPTGPGPVRYDDPPPPAPMSDLHYDQDSHLSTFPSAAHSPEPAAQRSAYNQGPTPQQKSYKPQQYDPIPVNSETSPTPPPKAEAPSPSPVDAPKPVPAREEQQDDPAMRPQSVLTRVKMFENKRSVSVDRARDAGDSVGNKAADLPLKAGGVIPKANSLSNLDQEKTFRAPEPQKPHSSVADDIVRSNHYDPDEDEDYYRKQLSYFDKLQTGPNKPQPQAQASHNFPRTESVEKPSPVEKKYEPVPQVTPALPPATLPKPAPEAKAPAREDTVQTNFLPHKSFPEKSPVNGTSEQPPKTLTNTGAPPVSSYNRYTPKPYTTSAKPFARMFDSPKFNHNLLPNDKPEIAPKGRSSSPVKPQIPPQPQNMDHDSGLDTFTRTMDHRSKHQHNNINAVPKAIPVSPSALDDDEDEDEGHTVVATARGIFNSNGGVLSSIETGVSIIIPQGAIPEGVEQEIYFKVCRDNSILPPLDKEKGETLLSPLVMCGPHGLKFLKPVELRLPHCDPKSWQNKSLPGDPNYLVGANCVSVLIDHF; encoded by the exons agtgCAGCGATGGAGGAAACAGTCATATGGGAGCAGCACACAGTGACCCTTCACAGG gcCCCAGGCTTTGGGTTTGGTATTGCAATCTCTGGCGGGCGAGACAACCCTCATTTTCAGAGTGGGGAGACGTCCATTGTGATATCTGATGTGCTGAAAGGAGGTCCTGCAGAGGGACTGCTTCA GGAAAATGATCGAGTGGTGATGGTCAATGCAGTCTCTATGGACAATGTCGAACATGCCTATGCTGTGCAGCAACTCCGAAAGAGTGGCAAAAATGCAAAGATA ACTATTCGTCGGAAAAGGAAAGTGCAAATCCCTGTTTCTCGGCCAGGGGACAGGGAGACAATGTCAGAGCACGAGGAAGAAGATAGTGATGAGGATGATGGCTATGAGCACCACACTGGTGGTGGCAGAAGTGCCTATGAAGGAGCGAGCGGAGGCACGGGCACTGGCAGGCGTCCTGATCGTGAGcggagcagcagcaacagacgGGATAACAGTGCCTCGCGGGAGCGTAGCATCTCTCCGCGCTCTGATCGCCGATCACAAGCCTCCTCTGCTCCACCCAGGCCTGCCAAGGTCACTCTTGTTAAGTCCCGCAAGAATGAAG CAGAGTATGGACTTCGGTTGGCCAGCCACATATTTGTCAAGGACATCTCCCCGGAAAGCCTTGCTGCCAGAGATGGGAACATCCAGGAGGGAGATGTAGTACTTAAG atcAATGGCACAGTTACAGAGAACCTATCACTGATAGATGCCAAGAAGCTGATTGAGAGGTCAAAGGGCAAGTTGAAGATGGTGGTGCAGAGAGATGAGCGAGCCACACTGCTCAACATTCCTGACCTTGATGACAGCATCCCATCAGCCAATAACTCTGACAGAGATG ACATTTCAGAAATACATTCACTGACATCAGATCATTCCAATCGATCCCACGGGCGGGGTCGATCACGTTCGCCTGACAGGCCCGAAACATCGGACCACCTCCGTCACTCACCTCGGCAGATCAGTAATGGCAG CCATCGAAGTCGAGATGAAGAGCGCATATCCAAACCAGGGGCCATGTCCACACCCGTGAAAAGCTCTGATGATGGTGTCTTGTCACAGGCCAGTGACCAAGCCAGCTCCAGTAATGAGAAGCAGTTGCCTCCGCTGCCAG AACCAAAGCCAGTTTATGCACAGCCTGGTCAGCCTGACGTGGATCTGCCTGTCAGCCCTTCTGATGCCCCTGTACCCAGTGCCGCTCATGATGACAGCATCCTGAG GCCGAGTATGAAGCTGGTCAAGTTCAAGAAGGGAGAGAGTGTCGGTCTGCGGTTAGCAGGAGGGAACGACGTGGGAATTTTTGTGGCAGGAGTCTTGGAGGACAGTCCTGCAGCCAAGGAGGGGCTGGAGGAGGGAGACCAGATTCTCAGG GTGAACAATGTGGACTTTGCTAACATCATCCGGGAAGAGGCTGTGTTGTTTCTGCTGGATCTCCCAAGAGGAGAAGAAGTTACTATTCTGgctcagaaaaagaaagatg TGTATCGGAGGATAGTGGAATCAGACGTGGGTGACTCCTTCTACATCCGGACACATTTTGAATATGAGAAAGAGTCGCCGTACGGGTTGAGCTTCAACAAGGGCGAGGTGTTCCGTGTAGTAGATACGCTCTACAACGGCAAATTAGGCTCCTGGCTTGCTATCCGTATTGGCAAGAACCATCAGGAAGTGGAAAGGGGCATCATTCCCAACAAAAACAG AGCCGAGCAGCTATCTAGTGTGCAGTACACCCTCCCGAAAACACCAGGAGGCGACAGAGCCGACTTCTGGAGATTCCGAGGATTGCGAAGCTCCAAGAGGAATTTGCGGAAGAGCAGGGAGGACTTGTCAGCCCAGCCAGTTCAGACCAAGTTCCCTGCCTATGAGAGGGTGGTGCTGAGGGAAG CTGGGTTCCTGAGGCCTGTGGTTATCTTTGGGCCAATAGCAGACGTGGCCAGAGAGAAACTGGCCAGAGAGGAGCCAGACATTTTTGAACAAGCGA aaacacagcaacaacaaggAGGGGAAA AGAGCGAACCCAGGGATGCGGGAACCGACCAGAAAAGCTCGGGCATCATTCGCCTGCACACCATTAAACAGATCATTGACCGG GACAAGCATGCAGTGCTGGACATCACCCCTAATGCAGTGGACCGTCTGAACTACGCTCAGTGGTATCCAATTGTGGTGTTTCTCAACCCAGACACAAAGCAGGGCGTCAAGACCATGAGGACCCGACTCTGCCCCGAGTCTAGAAAGAGCGCCAGGAAGCTCTATGAACGAGCACTCAAATTAAGGAAGAACAACCACCACCTCTTCACCA caaCCATTAACTTGAACAACATGAATGATGGTTGGTTTGGAGCATTGAAAGAGAtaatccagcagcagcagaaccagcTGGTGTGGGTCTCAGAGGgcaag GCTGATGGGGCAGCTGAGGATGACTTGGACATCCACGATGACCGTCTATCCTACCTTTCGGCGCCAGGCAGTGAGTATTCCATGTACAGCACTGACAGCCGCCACACCTCCGACTACGAGGACACGGACACAGAGGGTGGAGCCTACACCGACCAGGAGCTGGATGAAACACTGAATGACGATGTGGGTCCACCCACGGAGCTTGCCATCACCCGCTCATCTGAGCCTGTCCGTGAGGATCCGCCCGTCATCCAGGAGCCGCCCGGCTACGCTGGCTACCAGCACACAGTGCAGCCAGACCCCCTGAACCGCATCGACCCGGCTGGATTCAAGGCACCAGCGCCGCAGCAG AAAGCAGAAGCCGCTGCCGTCCCTAGCATCCCCCAGCAGCCTGAGCCCCTGGCTGAGACAGTGCCCCCTGCTGTCGACGTTACTGTAAAAACTGTAGGGGGTCTGAGCCCTGACGaggctcctgcagctcctcacagCCAGCCAAGCCCCATCCCAGAGGCTGGCTCGCTCAGGAGGCCCACACCTGAGCTAACCCCTCAGAGCGTGACACCAGAACCTCTACAGTCTGGACCGGCCATTTCAGAACCAAAG ATGTTTCAGAAGGATCCATACAGCACAGACAACACAGGGAGAATTGGTCACAGCATGAAGCCTGTGACATACAGCCCTCCGCAGGGATATCACCCTGACCAGCCATACAGAGATTACGACCACCCACCCAGTCGGTATGATGTCAGCAGCAGCGGAGGTGGTTACCCAGAACCAAAGTACCGCAACTATGACTCTAACCTGCCCTACGAGAACAGTGTGCCTCACTTCGACCAGCAACAGTGGAACCCATACAGTCAGCCGCACTCTACTGCCAACTCACAGGGCTACGATCCCCGTTTGCCATACAGTGATGGCCCTGATTCCCAGTACACGCCTCCTCTCCGCTACGACGAGCCCCCACCTCAGCAGGGATTCGACGGACGGCCTCGCTATGGAAAACCGACGGGTCCAGGGCCCGTCCGTTATGAtgatcctccacctcctgctccaaTGTCTGATCTGCACTACGACCAGGATTCTCACCTGAGCACATTCCCATCAGCTGCCCACTCACCAGAGCCCGCTGCCCAGCGGTCTGCCTATAACCAGGGACCAACACCGCAACAAAAGAGCTACAAACCTCAGCAGTATGACCCCATTCCTGTGAACTCTGAAACCAGCCCAACACCACCCCCCAAAGCAGAGGCCCCCTCGCCATCCCCTGTGGATGCTCCAAAGCCTGTCCCTGccagagaagagcagcaggatgACCCTGCCATGCGGCCACAGTCTGTCCTGACAAGGGTCAAGATGTTTGAGAACAAACGCTCTGTGTCGGTGGACAGAGCCAGAGATGCAGGGGATTCAGTTGGGAACAAG GCAGCTGATTTACCTTTGAAAGCAGGAGGAGTAATCCCCAAGGCAAATTCTCTGAGCAACCTGGATCAAGAGAAGACCTTTAG AGctccagagccacagaagcCTCACTCCAGCGTAGCAGATGACATAGTGCGCTCAAACCATTACGACCCTGATGAAGACGAGGACTACTACAGGAAACAGCTGTCTTATTTTGACAAGCTCCAGACCGGTCCCAACAAACCCCAGCCACAAGCACAAGCAAGCCACAACTTCCCCAG GACAGAGTCAGTGGAAAAACCAAGTCCAGTGGAGAAAAAATATGAACCAGTTCCCCAGGTGACACCTGCCCTACCACCAGCCACACTGCCCAAACCTGCACCCGAAG CCAAGGCTCCTGCCCGAGAGGACACTGTCCAGACCAACTTCCTGCCTCACAAGAGTTTCCCTGAGAAGTCTCCAGTTAATGGCACAAGTGAACAACCTCCGAAAACACTCACAAATACCGGGGCTCCGCCAGTATCCAGCTACAACCGCTACACGCCTAAGCCCTACACCACGTCTGCCAAGCCTTTTGCTCGCATGTTCGACAGTCCTAAATTCAACCACAACCTTCTGCCCAATGACAAACCAGAGATCGCTCCGAAG GGTCGGAGCTCCAGTCCAGTAAAGCCTCAGATTCCCCCACAGCCCCAGAACATGGACCATGACAGCGGTTTGGACACTTTCACACGCACTATGGATCACCGTTCCAAACACCAGCACAACAACATCAACGCTGTTCCCAAGGCCATCCCCGTGAG CCCCAGTGCCCTGGATGATGACGAGGATGAAGATGAGGGCCACACAGTGGTTGCGACAGCTCGAGGCATCTTCAACTCCAACGGTGGCGTCTTAAGCTCTATTGAGACAGGTGTCAGCATAATTATCCCACAGGGTGCCATCCCTGAAGGTGTGGAGCAGGAGATCTACTTCAAGGTCTGCAGAGACAACAGCATCCTGCCACCACTCGACAAGGAGAAGG gagAGACTCTGCTCAGTCCTCTGGTGATGTGTGGACCTCATGGCCTCAAGTTTTTAAAGCCTGTGGAGCTGCGCTTACCTCACT gtgacCCAAAAAGCTGGCAGAACAAGTCTCTCCCCGGAGACCCCAACTACCTGGTGGGAGCCAACTGCGTTTCTGTGCTCATCGACCACTTCTAA
- the tjp1a gene encoding tight junction protein ZO-1 isoform X9, translating to MKSAAMEETVIWEQHTVTLHRAPGFGFGIAISGGRDNPHFQSGETSIVISDVLKGGPAEGLLQENDRVVMVNAVSMDNVEHAYAVQQLRKSGKNAKITIRRKRKVQIPVSRPGDRETMSEHEEEDSDEDDGYEHHTGGGRSAYEGASGGTGTGRRPDRERSSSNRRDNSASRERSISPRSDRRSQASSAPPRPAKVTLVKSRKNEAEYGLRLASHIFVKDISPESLAARDGNIQEGDVVLKINGTVTENLSLIDAKKLIERSKGKLKMVVQRDERATLLNIPDLDDSIPSANNSDRDDISEIHSLTSDHSNRSHGRGRSRSPDRPETSDHLRHSPRQISNGSHRSRDEERISKPGAMSTPVKSSDDGVLSQASDQASSSNEKQLPPLPEPKPVYAQPGQPDVDLPVSPSDAPVPSAAHDDSILRPSMKLVKFKKGESVGLRLAGGNDVGIFVAGVLEDSPAAKEGLEEGDQILRVNNVDFANIIREEAVLFLLDLPRGEEVTILAQKKKDVYRRIVESDVGDSFYIRTHFEYEKESPYGLSFNKGEVFRVVDTLYNGKLGSWLAIRIGKNHQEVERGIIPNKNRAEQLSSVQYTLPKTPGGDRADFWRFRGLRSSKRNLRKSREDLSAQPVQTKFPAYERVVLREAGFLRPVVIFGPIADVAREKLAREEPDIFEQAKTQQQQGGEKSEPRDAGTDQKSSGIIRLHTIKQIIDRDKHAVLDITPNAVDRLNYAQWYPIVVFLNPDTKQGVKTMRTRLCPESRKSARKLYERALKLRKNNHHLFTTTINLNNMNDGWFGALKEIIQQQQNQLVWVSEGKADGAAEDDLDIHDDRLSYLSAPGSEYSMYSTDSRHTSDYEDTDTEGGAYTDQELDETLNDDVGPPTELAITRSSEPVREDPPVIQEPPGYAGYQHTVQPDPLNRIDPAGFKAPAPQQKAEAAAVPSIPQQPEPLAETVPPAVDVTVKTVGGLSPDEAPAAPHSQPSPIPEAGSLRRPTPELTPQSVTPEPLQSGPAISEPKMFQKDPYSTDNTGRIGHSMKPVTYSPPQGYHPDQPYRDYDHPPSRYDVSSSGGGYPEPKYRNYDSNLPYENSVPHFDQQQWNPYSQPHSTANSQGYDPRLPYSDGPDSQYTPPLRYDEPPPQQGFDGRPRYGKPTGPGPVRYDDPPPPAPMSDLHYDQDSHLSTFPSAAHSPEPAAQRSAYNQGPTPQQKSYKPQQYDPIPVNSETSPTPPPKAEAPSPSPVDAPKPVPAREEQQDDPAMRPQSVLTRVKMFENKRSVSVDRARDAGDSVGNKAADLPLKAGGVIPKANSLSNLDQEKTFRAPEPQKPHSSVADDIVRSNHYDPDEDEDYYRKQLSYFDKLQTGPNKPQPQAQASHNFPRTESVEKPSPVEKKYEPVPQVTPALPPATLPKPAPEAKAPAREDTVQTNFLPHKSFPEKSPVNGTSEQPPKTLTNTGAPPVSSYNRYTPKPYTTSAKPFARMFDSPKFNHNLLPNDKPEIAPKGRSSSPVKPQIPPQPQNMDHDSGLDTFTRTMDHRSKHQHNNINAVPKAIPVSPSALDDDEDEDEGHTVVATARGIFNSNGGVLSSIETGVSIIIPQGAIPEGVEQEIYFKVCRDNSILPPLDKEKGETLLSPLVMCGPHGLKFLKPVELRLPHCASMTPDGWSFALKSSDSSSGDPKSWQNKSLPGDPNYLVGANCVSVLIDHF from the exons agtgCAGCGATGGAGGAAACAGTCATATGGGAGCAGCACACAGTGACCCTTCACAGG gcCCCAGGCTTTGGGTTTGGTATTGCAATCTCTGGCGGGCGAGACAACCCTCATTTTCAGAGTGGGGAGACGTCCATTGTGATATCTGATGTGCTGAAAGGAGGTCCTGCAGAGGGACTGCTTCA GGAAAATGATCGAGTGGTGATGGTCAATGCAGTCTCTATGGACAATGTCGAACATGCCTATGCTGTGCAGCAACTCCGAAAGAGTGGCAAAAATGCAAAGATA ACTATTCGTCGGAAAAGGAAAGTGCAAATCCCTGTTTCTCGGCCAGGGGACAGGGAGACAATGTCAGAGCACGAGGAAGAAGATAGTGATGAGGATGATGGCTATGAGCACCACACTGGTGGTGGCAGAAGTGCCTATGAAGGAGCGAGCGGAGGCACGGGCACTGGCAGGCGTCCTGATCGTGAGcggagcagcagcaacagacgGGATAACAGTGCCTCGCGGGAGCGTAGCATCTCTCCGCGCTCTGATCGCCGATCACAAGCCTCCTCTGCTCCACCCAGGCCTGCCAAGGTCACTCTTGTTAAGTCCCGCAAGAATGAAG CAGAGTATGGACTTCGGTTGGCCAGCCACATATTTGTCAAGGACATCTCCCCGGAAAGCCTTGCTGCCAGAGATGGGAACATCCAGGAGGGAGATGTAGTACTTAAG atcAATGGCACAGTTACAGAGAACCTATCACTGATAGATGCCAAGAAGCTGATTGAGAGGTCAAAGGGCAAGTTGAAGATGGTGGTGCAGAGAGATGAGCGAGCCACACTGCTCAACATTCCTGACCTTGATGACAGCATCCCATCAGCCAATAACTCTGACAGAGATG ACATTTCAGAAATACATTCACTGACATCAGATCATTCCAATCGATCCCACGGGCGGGGTCGATCACGTTCGCCTGACAGGCCCGAAACATCGGACCACCTCCGTCACTCACCTCGGCAGATCAGTAATGGCAG CCATCGAAGTCGAGATGAAGAGCGCATATCCAAACCAGGGGCCATGTCCACACCCGTGAAAAGCTCTGATGATGGTGTCTTGTCACAGGCCAGTGACCAAGCCAGCTCCAGTAATGAGAAGCAGTTGCCTCCGCTGCCAG AACCAAAGCCAGTTTATGCACAGCCTGGTCAGCCTGACGTGGATCTGCCTGTCAGCCCTTCTGATGCCCCTGTACCCAGTGCCGCTCATGATGACAGCATCCTGAG GCCGAGTATGAAGCTGGTCAAGTTCAAGAAGGGAGAGAGTGTCGGTCTGCGGTTAGCAGGAGGGAACGACGTGGGAATTTTTGTGGCAGGAGTCTTGGAGGACAGTCCTGCAGCCAAGGAGGGGCTGGAGGAGGGAGACCAGATTCTCAGG GTGAACAATGTGGACTTTGCTAACATCATCCGGGAAGAGGCTGTGTTGTTTCTGCTGGATCTCCCAAGAGGAGAAGAAGTTACTATTCTGgctcagaaaaagaaagatg TGTATCGGAGGATAGTGGAATCAGACGTGGGTGACTCCTTCTACATCCGGACACATTTTGAATATGAGAAAGAGTCGCCGTACGGGTTGAGCTTCAACAAGGGCGAGGTGTTCCGTGTAGTAGATACGCTCTACAACGGCAAATTAGGCTCCTGGCTTGCTATCCGTATTGGCAAGAACCATCAGGAAGTGGAAAGGGGCATCATTCCCAACAAAAACAG AGCCGAGCAGCTATCTAGTGTGCAGTACACCCTCCCGAAAACACCAGGAGGCGACAGAGCCGACTTCTGGAGATTCCGAGGATTGCGAAGCTCCAAGAGGAATTTGCGGAAGAGCAGGGAGGACTTGTCAGCCCAGCCAGTTCAGACCAAGTTCCCTGCCTATGAGAGGGTGGTGCTGAGGGAAG CTGGGTTCCTGAGGCCTGTGGTTATCTTTGGGCCAATAGCAGACGTGGCCAGAGAGAAACTGGCCAGAGAGGAGCCAGACATTTTTGAACAAGCGA aaacacagcaacaacaaggAGGGGAAA AGAGCGAACCCAGGGATGCGGGAACCGACCAGAAAAGCTCGGGCATCATTCGCCTGCACACCATTAAACAGATCATTGACCGG GACAAGCATGCAGTGCTGGACATCACCCCTAATGCAGTGGACCGTCTGAACTACGCTCAGTGGTATCCAATTGTGGTGTTTCTCAACCCAGACACAAAGCAGGGCGTCAAGACCATGAGGACCCGACTCTGCCCCGAGTCTAGAAAGAGCGCCAGGAAGCTCTATGAACGAGCACTCAAATTAAGGAAGAACAACCACCACCTCTTCACCA caaCCATTAACTTGAACAACATGAATGATGGTTGGTTTGGAGCATTGAAAGAGAtaatccagcagcagcagaaccagcTGGTGTGGGTCTCAGAGGgcaag GCTGATGGGGCAGCTGAGGATGACTTGGACATCCACGATGACCGTCTATCCTACCTTTCGGCGCCAGGCAGTGAGTATTCCATGTACAGCACTGACAGCCGCCACACCTCCGACTACGAGGACACGGACACAGAGGGTGGAGCCTACACCGACCAGGAGCTGGATGAAACACTGAATGACGATGTGGGTCCACCCACGGAGCTTGCCATCACCCGCTCATCTGAGCCTGTCCGTGAGGATCCGCCCGTCATCCAGGAGCCGCCCGGCTACGCTGGCTACCAGCACACAGTGCAGCCAGACCCCCTGAACCGCATCGACCCGGCTGGATTCAAGGCACCAGCGCCGCAGCAG AAAGCAGAAGCCGCTGCCGTCCCTAGCATCCCCCAGCAGCCTGAGCCCCTGGCTGAGACAGTGCCCCCTGCTGTCGACGTTACTGTAAAAACTGTAGGGGGTCTGAGCCCTGACGaggctcctgcagctcctcacagCCAGCCAAGCCCCATCCCAGAGGCTGGCTCGCTCAGGAGGCCCACACCTGAGCTAACCCCTCAGAGCGTGACACCAGAACCTCTACAGTCTGGACCGGCCATTTCAGAACCAAAG ATGTTTCAGAAGGATCCATACAGCACAGACAACACAGGGAGAATTGGTCACAGCATGAAGCCTGTGACATACAGCCCTCCGCAGGGATATCACCCTGACCAGCCATACAGAGATTACGACCACCCACCCAGTCGGTATGATGTCAGCAGCAGCGGAGGTGGTTACCCAGAACCAAAGTACCGCAACTATGACTCTAACCTGCCCTACGAGAACAGTGTGCCTCACTTCGACCAGCAACAGTGGAACCCATACAGTCAGCCGCACTCTACTGCCAACTCACAGGGCTACGATCCCCGTTTGCCATACAGTGATGGCCCTGATTCCCAGTACACGCCTCCTCTCCGCTACGACGAGCCCCCACCTCAGCAGGGATTCGACGGACGGCCTCGCTATGGAAAACCGACGGGTCCAGGGCCCGTCCGTTATGAtgatcctccacctcctgctccaaTGTCTGATCTGCACTACGACCAGGATTCTCACCTGAGCACATTCCCATCAGCTGCCCACTCACCAGAGCCCGCTGCCCAGCGGTCTGCCTATAACCAGGGACCAACACCGCAACAAAAGAGCTACAAACCTCAGCAGTATGACCCCATTCCTGTGAACTCTGAAACCAGCCCAACACCACCCCCCAAAGCAGAGGCCCCCTCGCCATCCCCTGTGGATGCTCCAAAGCCTGTCCCTGccagagaagagcagcaggatgACCCTGCCATGCGGCCACAGTCTGTCCTGACAAGGGTCAAGATGTTTGAGAACAAACGCTCTGTGTCGGTGGACAGAGCCAGAGATGCAGGGGATTCAGTTGGGAACAAG GCAGCTGATTTACCTTTGAAAGCAGGAGGAGTAATCCCCAAGGCAAATTCTCTGAGCAACCTGGATCAAGAGAAGACCTTTAG AGctccagagccacagaagcCTCACTCCAGCGTAGCAGATGACATAGTGCGCTCAAACCATTACGACCCTGATGAAGACGAGGACTACTACAGGAAACAGCTGTCTTATTTTGACAAGCTCCAGACCGGTCCCAACAAACCCCAGCCACAAGCACAAGCAAGCCACAACTTCCCCAG GACAGAGTCAGTGGAAAAACCAAGTCCAGTGGAGAAAAAATATGAACCAGTTCCCCAGGTGACACCTGCCCTACCACCAGCCACACTGCCCAAACCTGCACCCGAAG CCAAGGCTCCTGCCCGAGAGGACACTGTCCAGACCAACTTCCTGCCTCACAAGAGTTTCCCTGAGAAGTCTCCAGTTAATGGCACAAGTGAACAACCTCCGAAAACACTCACAAATACCGGGGCTCCGCCAGTATCCAGCTACAACCGCTACACGCCTAAGCCCTACACCACGTCTGCCAAGCCTTTTGCTCGCATGTTCGACAGTCCTAAATTCAACCACAACCTTCTGCCCAATGACAAACCAGAGATCGCTCCGAAG GGTCGGAGCTCCAGTCCAGTAAAGCCTCAGATTCCCCCACAGCCCCAGAACATGGACCATGACAGCGGTTTGGACACTTTCACACGCACTATGGATCACCGTTCCAAACACCAGCACAACAACATCAACGCTGTTCCCAAGGCCATCCCCGTGAG CCCCAGTGCCCTGGATGATGACGAGGATGAAGATGAGGGCCACACAGTGGTTGCGACAGCTCGAGGCATCTTCAACTCCAACGGTGGCGTCTTAAGCTCTATTGAGACAGGTGTCAGCATAATTATCCCACAGGGTGCCATCCCTGAAGGTGTGGAGCAGGAGATCTACTTCAAGGTCTGCAGAGACAACAGCATCCTGCCACCACTCGACAAGGAGAAGG gagAGACTCTGCTCAGTCCTCTGGTGATGTGTGGACCTCATGGCCTCAAGTTTTTAAAGCCTGTGGAGCTGCGCTTACCTCACTGTGCGTCAATGACCCCTGATGGTTGGTCTTTTGCTCTAAAATCCTCCGACTCCTCGTCGG gtgacCCAAAAAGCTGGCAGAACAAGTCTCTCCCCGGAGACCCCAACTACCTGGTGGGAGCCAACTGCGTTTCTGTGCTCATCGACCACTTCTAA